The Micromonospora sp. NBC_00421 DNA window GCGTCAGCGGGGACGGCGGGGTGTTCCGGGGCGTCCCCCCGGACCGGGGTCACCAGCCCACCGGCCGCCCGGTAGTCCTCCCCGGGCTTCGCCAACTCCACAGGCACCCCCTGCCAGGAGGAGACGAAGGGGGTGGCCGGGGCGGTCTGGTTGACGCTTACCACCCGGGTGACCCGGCCGGTCAGCCCGTCGGCGCGGAACACGGCCAGCACCGCCCCCACCCCGTCCGGCGTGCAGTACGGCCGCCGCCCGTCGACGCCGTCCAGGGCACCGACCGCCCGGCTGCGCGCGCAGACCTGGCTGAGCAGGCTCCGGTTCGAGTCCTGTGGGTCGGCGGCGAGGGTGTCCACCACGCTCTCCGGGCCGAGGTTCGAGGCGGCGGAGGCGGTCGGGTCGTAGCCGTCGCCGGCCGCCGACGGGCGGGACTGGAAGTAACGCGGGACGGGGTTGCCGTCGGCGTCGGTGAAGGACTGCCCGATCAGGGCGCTGCCGACGGTGCGGCCGTTGACGGTCAGCAGCGACCCGGCGGCCCGGCCGTCGAGGCCGGGGAGCCGACCGACGGCGACCAGGGTGAGGGGGTAGGCCACCCCGAGCAGCACGGTGAACACGAGCAGGGCGCGCAGCGCGGCGAGGTGGGCGGCGAGCCAGGC harbors:
- a CDS encoding potassium-transporting ATPase subunit C; translated protein: MRPPAWLAAHLAALRALLVFTVLLGVAYPLTLVAVGRLPGLDGRAAGSLLTVNGRTVGSALIGQSFTDADGNPVPRYFQSRPSAAGDGYDPTASAASNLGPESVVDTLAADPQDSNRSLLSQVCARSRAVGALDGVDGRRPYCTPDGVGAVLAVFRADGLTGRVTRVVSVNQTAPATPFVSSWQGVPVELAKPGEDYRAAGGLVTPVRGDAPEHPAVPADAVTASGSGLDPHISPAYAEIQVARVARERGADPAVVRRLVREHTTGRTLGFLGAPTVNVLELNLALDRSFPAR